CTTGAACCAATTGCGAGAATGGTGACATATGCAGCAGCAGGTGTTGACCCTCGTATTATGGGTATTGGACCAGTTGCAGCTATTCCAAAAGCACTGAAGCAAGCAGGTCTGTCTATGAACCAGATCGAGCAGTTTGAATTGAATGAGGCATTTGCAGCACAATCATTAGCAGTATTGAAGGAATTAGATATTGATCCTTCAATTGTTAACGTGAATGGTGGTGCTATTGCATTAGGACACCCACTAGGATGTACAGGTGCGAAACTGTCTGTTCAGTTGTTCAATGAAATGAGACGAAGAAACCAGAAATACGGAATGGTTACTGCCTGTGTAGGTGGTGGTCAAGGTGTAGCTGGTATCTACGAACTTCTGAAGTAATAATTCAGAATAACCTATAAACTATAAAGCCCTGATCCTTCAAATGGACAGGGCTTTTTCATTATATCAGTTTCAGTTTTATACAATAGGGTTGGATACTTTTTCATCAAGTAAACTAACCAGCTGAATTAGAGATGGATCATTCAATGATTCTGCTACCATCCTTAAACCACCAATTTCTTCAGGGCTTAACGGAGATGTGAAGTTATTGCCAAATGCCTTGATAGCTTGTTCATATTCTTTCAGTGCTCCATCAATCTTTCCATGTCCTTCAATACGGAATTGTTGCGGAATCAGTGGTCCGAAGAGAAATGCTTTAGCTAAGTGAGGATACTGTTCCAAATTAGGGGCAGCACCAATTTCTTGGGCAAAAAGCAGCGCCATATCATGAAAAGCTGTATTAACCCGAATTTTTAATAACTCTCTATTAGTAATGATAAACTGTTCCATTTCTTCTTTCGAAGGAAGTGACAGAAGACCTTTCCAGATCATACTGATCCAACGTCCCTGTAGTTCAAGTACAGGAAAGTAAGGACCTATTTGACCAAACTGTCCTGTAAATGCCATGTTTGGCAAAGAAGGATGAAAGGTATATTGATAGAGATCAATAAAGTCAGGGTTAGCATTAAGCGTCTTGAGTGTTTTATCATCAAGAAAAGGCAGGTGTATATCATACCCTGTAGCAAGTATTAGCACATCAATAGTCTCTTCGCTACCATCATCAAAAACAACGGTATTCCCTTTTATGTGAGATACATTTGGACGTGGAAGTATCTTTCCTTCTGATACATAATTGAGATAGTATTGGCATAAGGAGACATCTGCTTCCAAAATGTTTTCAGATGGAGTGGGTGCTCCATACTGATTTGGATGGCCACAGTGTTTTATGATAAGATCTTTCAATCCTTGGGCAGCGGCTTCTGGAGGAAGTACTTTTCCAATCAATGAGGCAAACCTTGAGAAAGCAGCACAATCTGCAGGTATACCTGCTAGGGTTTTGGTAATGTAGTAGCGAGGTTTTCTACAGGAAGAAAATACAGTAATACTTGGATCTGTTGCCATTTCGCTTGCGATCTCTGGTCCACTGATACTATTGCCAATAACTAAGACCCGTTTATTTTGAAATGGTTGATTGTCTTTGTAGTCAAACGAATGGATAATCTCTCCTGTAAATGAGTCTAATCCATTCAGGTTTGGAAATTTAGGTTTGTTGTACCTTCCGGAAGCTACAACTACATAGTCAAATACTTCTTCTTCTACTTGTCCATCTTGTAAACTAGCTACTTGATACTTACCATTCTCAAGAGTCGAAACCTGTTGTACTTTACAGTTCAGCCTTATATAAGGTGTAAGCTTGAAATGAGTTGCATAAAGGGTAAGGTATTCCAGTATTTGATTGTGTTTTGGAAACATGGGAATTCCCTCTTTATGAGGGAAGTCTGAAAAGCATAACGTCAACCAGCTGGTATTTGTCCGGAGACTATTCCATACTCCACTGTGAGGCGCTTTTGCATTCCATTGCCCTCCAATATGGCTACTTAGTTCCATAATAATAGGAGTAAAGCCTTCTTCCAGGAGTGATTTTGCTGTAGTAAGTCCAGATGGACCACCACCGATTATAGCAACTTTGGGAGGAGTGTTACCAACATTTTTCATTCTCATTTGGGTTATTTTGATAGTTATAAATGTTGAGTTAAAACGATTTGTGTAGCCTGAGTTAGTAAAGGTTAATTACGAGGGTAAAATGATTTTATAATAGAAAACCTGTTTTTATTAGGTAGGACTACTACAGATCGTAAGATAAAATAGAGGATAATAATGGTAGATAAAAGTGAAAGCGCTGTATTCTGTGGAGAAAGGAAGGAAAACAGAAGGTCAATGCTTGAAATGGTAGACCTTCTGTTTAAGGGAATTAATGGTGTTTGTATTTCTTGACACCAACAGGAATGGCAATGTCCAAATGATTTTCCTTTGGAGGAATTGGACAAGAATAACGACCACTATAAGCACAGTAAGGGTTGTAAGCTTGGTTGAAGTCAATAGTGACTTCATTACCCTCAGGAATTCTTAAATCCAAAAACCTGCCACCACCATAACTTTCTTCACCATTAGTTAAGTCTGTGAAAGGAAGGAACAAATAGTCCTTGTATTCTTCTTTAGTCATTAACCCATAGCTCTGATAGATAGGAAGCATTAGTAGCTTGCCGTCAATTTCGAAATGTAATTCTCCATACTGGCGGTAAATAGGTTTACGGTCAGTAGTGGTAGCCATCTTAAAAGGCTTGGTGAATTCAGTTCTGACAAGTTTGGCTTTTACCCGATATTTCAAGTCAACAGGAAAGAACTCCAACTCTTTGAAGCTTTTGAGATCTTCTTTGGTAAGAGGACTTTCCTCAGGATTGGCAAACTCCTCATTCAAATGTTTTTGAAAAGCCTTAATTTCCTCTTCTGGTGTTTGTTGTACTAAGGCAGTGATGCTAGCAAGTAGCAGCAGAAATGTTGTAAGTAGTTTAGTCATTAGTAAGTAAGTGTTGAAGAATGTAAAACACAAGTCTGTAAAAATATACAATATAGAAATCAAGAGAAACAAAAAAGCCTCAGTTCTTAATAACCAAGGCTTGAGTTGAAGAGGTGAATTACCCTTCTAATAACATCTTTTCAATTACCCAGAAGGAAGCAGCAATACCACTTAAAAATGTGATGCTCCACCTGATAGGTTTTTCCCAATGATTAAAGAGTAGGTTCAATGTTTTAAAGATTGATGCCAGCACTAAAAGGACTTGTTGGGTGCTTAAGCTGAGGCAAAGGATAAACAGGCATAGACAGCCATGGAATAGGTGATCGTTCATTGCTTAGTTTGGTTTAAGTCAGGTTGTTTGAGTGAATTGGTATCAGTTGCTCTGGGTAGTCGTTAGGGCATTGGTTGTCAGGCTAGGAGCAATGGGTTGTAGTGCAGTAATACGTCAATTGCTCCTGATTGGTTTGACATAGGCTACTACAGAATTCTTAATAATTGCTGACCATTTTTATGCCAATTATTGCTTTCGTATAACACTGATAAAAAGTTAATAAGCTTTTATGTCAGTTGTTTTCTTCTTGCTTAAAAAAGAGGATAGTACAGGTCAATGAAAAAGTATAACTTTGGGTATTGTGATTTGTAACTTAAAAAGTAAATACGATGCAAAAGAAAATACTGATGAGTGGGGCACTGCTAGGTGCTTTAGCTGTAGGGATAGGGGCATTTGGGGCGCATGGACTGAAACCCTTATTGACTGAATATGGTAGACTTGATACATTTGAAACAGGGGTAAAGTACCATTTCTATCATTCGTTGGCGCTGATTCTGATTGGGCTTTTACAGTTTCACATTAAAAGTAAAAAACTGGAATGGGCTGGAATATTGATGATAGCGGGCATTTTCATTTTTTCAGGTAGCTTATATGTATTGTGCTTGACCAATATTGGGATTTTAGGAGCAATAACTCCAATTGGTGGTGTAGGGTTTATTGTTGGATGGCTTATGCTATTATTTGCTGTGAGTAAGGAACTATAAAGTCATTTAGCTCATTTTGATATAGATGCATTTAGAAATTTTAGATTTTAAGTGAAAAAATTTGTACAATGCATTGATATCAAATGTATTTAATACAAGTAAATGAGCTGGAATAGGGAAGGAGGCAATCATAGGTTCAGACGCACAGAAGCGCTGACAACATTGCAAGCCACTTACAAACACTTTAGGTTAAATCCTGCGCAAAATGCAGGGATCATTTTGGTTAGAGGTGATAAAGGAACAGGCAAAAGCAGGTTGGTAAACCAGTTTGCTGATGACTTGCTTTCTGATCACCATAGCGATTGGCATGTTATTCATAAAGTGAATAATGTCTTCAACCAAAATATCCCTTATTATGCCCTGAAATCCTTTGTTGCTACTTTTACTAATGACTTCCTTTCCAATGCCTCTTCCAAGGAACTAGCAGAATTAAGAAAAGAGCTTCGTGAAAGACTTGGTGCTGGTTTCTTTCTTTTGGTAAGTTATGTGCCTGAGCTTGGAGTACTGATGGATAAGCATGGGGAAGAATCACTGGGGATGCCTTCGCATGTCAGTACCGAAAATCAGCTACCGGATCTTTTTCTCTTGTATATTGAAGCAATTCTTTCTGTACGTGAGCAGCCTGTATTACTGATAGAAGACGATTTCCATTACATTGATATTTCCAGCCTTTACCTTTTCAAACATATTATTCATCACCTTGGTGTTGGTAAATTTCTGATAGCAGCTGTTTGTGACCGTGATAGGGAGATTTCTTACTCTGCCTTGTCGCAGTTTTTGGAGGAGTTGCGTCGTCAGGATGGTGTCTATGAAGAGATAGAGTTACACCCTCTCATCCAAGAAGAAGTCAAGACCTTCGCTGAACAATGGTTTGGGGAAGGAGTTGTCAGTGAACCACTTGTTGAGTTGTTCTATACCCTGACTCAAGGTTATATACATCAATTAGACAACCTTTTACCTCAATTACTGAAGAGTAATATTGTATGGCTTGAAAATGGGCTTTGGCATGCAGACAGACATGCTGCAAAAGCTTACTTAAAGAAGCATATCAATAAACCTTCTCTCCTTAAACTCTTCGAGACACTCTCAGAAGATACAAAACGACTTTTGTTATTGATGTCCTGTATGGGGCGCTTCAGTTTGAAAGTACTGAGTGAGTACCTTCAGACTAGCAAGGAGGATGTGAGGTCTATGCTGAAAATATCAGTCAGTAAAGGCATCTTATCTCAGGATAGTGATAAATTTCACTTTACAGAAGCCAACTATGGAGACATTTTTTACCGAAGTATGCCAGAGGCGCAGCGTAATGAACTCCATTACTTTGTAGGTCATGCATATTTGAAGAGGGGAATTGAGCAGTTGACTTTTACACAATTCATATTTGCTTTAGAGCAGTTGAACAAGTCAGCGATGCTGTCCATGAAGAAGGGAGAGACAGAGCTGTTAGCATCATTGAACCTGAGAGCAGGAGATATTGCCCGCAGTAATGATGCCTTTATGATGGCAATGGACTTTTATGAGCAGGGGTTGTCATTGTTGACTTGGTCTAAGGAGCAAAATCAAGAGTTGTCTTATAAGCTAGAGTTGGCAAAGGCGCTGTGTGAGTATTATTTAGGAAATCACGACTTGGCAGAAGTGGACCTAGATAATTTGCTTAGTAAAGTCACGGAGCAAGCTCAACGGATGACTATCTATAAGCAAAAAATCACCATCAATATTCACCTTGGTAGGCTAAGTCAGGCAAGGGGCATATTGGGTTTGGCTTTGGCTGAGTTGGGAGTAAGGCTGCCTGTCTCGGTGGAAGAGGTATCAACTCAAGTGGCTGAAGAGAAAGCTACTTTTAGAAACTTTCTCTCCAAAAATGAGCCAATAGATGTTTTGTTGTTACCTCCTGTTCGTCCACTTACCGAACAGGAAACCTACTTGCTGGAGCTGTTGCATACAGGAGGTATTGCCTTGCATTATACTTCTACTCGTTTGATGATGCTTCAGTGTTTGAAGATTATTAATGTCTCACAGGCTTCTACACCCAACCGTATTACGGCATTAGCTTATGCTACTTATGGTCGAATGCTGATAGCCTCTTTGGAAGATATTGAATTGGGGTATCAACTGGGGAAGATAGCAGTTGGGTTGAATGATAAACTGGAGGACTTTTCCTTGAGAGGACGGGTGTATGGGGTATATGCCTTTTATATTCATGGATGGAAACACCATTTGAGGGAAAGTATTCCAATGCTTGAAAAGGGTTGGGAGGCAAGTATCAAATCAGGTGATATGTATGGGGCATATATCCTCAGTACCCACATCTTGAATGTGCAACTAATATATGGACATCAGTTAGAGCACTTGCAGGCATTTGGTGCAGATAGTGATGCTTCAGCAAATGGGTTTACTTCTTATATTCCGGAGTATCAGAAGGTATTGGTAAACCTACTCAGAGGGGAAATGTCAACTTTTTATCTTCCAGAGAAGATGAATAACCCACTTTCTGTCCGCTACAATTTGCATGAGGAGCTTTTTTACAGGCATTATGTGACAGGGCGTTATGCATATCACTTTGGTTTTTATGATTGGGCAGTAACCGAGCTGGAAGAAGCACATCACTATAGCACCATTCAAGAAGGATCATTATTATATCCTGAGGTGATATTTTACCTGAGCCTTTCAATACTTTCAAATCTGGTCAATTACGATGAAGAAAAAAGGCAAAGTTGTTTGGCACAACTGGATCAGTATGTAGCGTTATTCAAAGTTTGGGAAGAACACGCCCAAGAGAACTTCTCGCATAAATATTGGCTGATTCAAGCTGAGTTGATGGCATTTAGGGGAGACGAAAAAGCAGGAGAAGCTTTTGAAAAGGCAATTGCCTTTGCGGTTAAGTTTGACTTTGCTCATGTGCAGGCAATGGCTCATGAACATTACCTACGTTGGTTACTGAAGCGTGGAGCAGCTAAAGAGGTATTGCAATATCATTATACATTGTCAGCAGAGTGCTTTCGGGCATGGGGAGCTGTAGCGCTCGAAAGGCAGTTACATAGGCAGTTTGGTTTTCTGGATAAGCAGGGTGTCATGCCATTGCGTTCGGAGAACCTAATGGAAGAAGCCCAGTACCTGTTGGGGAACAGCTTGAATTTGAGAATGCTGATTCGTAGGATGCTAAAGATGTTCTTGGAAACATCAGGTGCCTATCGGTGTGTATTGCTTCAGCAGGATGATGAAAGCTTGAAAGTAATAGGAGAAGGAAGGTTCCCAGATAATTATCTCAAGTACTTTGAAGAAGGCTTGCCTTTAGAAGAAGTCAGTTTGGAGCGGGCTGCTGTTATGTATGCTTTCAGAAGGAAAGAAACACTCAATACGGATTTGAATAAAGAGATCATGCAAGTTAGTAAAGGGCTATTGTCGGTTTTCTGTAGTCCATTTCAAATGCCAGATGGAAGTATGGTGTTACTTTATTTGGAGAATAAATATGTCAACAACCTGTTTGATGACCGGAAGAGTGCCAATTTGGGTATGGTTGGCAAAATTGGAGTGCTTAACCTGCATAATGCGATTGTCCACGAAGAAGCGATCCGTTTGAATGAGGCTTTGCGTAAGGAAGTAGCAGAAAAGGAGCGGTTAAATAAGGCAATTGAGTTTCAAAAGAATGAGCATATTGAGCAAATAATCCTGACACAGGAAAATGAGCGCAAGCGGATAGCGGAGGATCTTCATGATAGTGTAGGCGGAATGCTTTCATCTGTTCGGATGCAGTTCAAGAACTTCAGTAACCGAATAGAAGGCAAAGGTGCGGAAAAGTATGCGGGAGCAATAGACTTGCTGGACCGAACCTGTGAAGAGGTAAGAAGGCTCTCACATAATATGATGCCAGGAGCACTTACCAAGTTTGGTTTGGTACCAGCACTGCAAGATATGGCTGAGCAAGTGATGGAGGCTACCCAAATCAAAATCAATGTTTATACTTGGGGAATGGATGATGAGCGATTGGATAGCAAGAAGGAGGTTGCACTTTACCGTATCTGTCAAGAATTGTTACAGAATATGGTTAAGCATGCAAAAGCCACCAAGGCGGATATTCAGCTGATGCGCCATGAAAATGCTTTGAACCTAATGTTTGAGGATAATGGAGTTGGGTTTGACATGAGTACGAAGAAGAAAGGAATAGGGCTGGAAAATATAGCCTCAAGAGTAAACTCAATGAAAGGAACACTCAACGTGGACAGCTTTCCTGAAAGGGGAACGACATTTATAATCGATATACCATTGGTATAAGCCAAACTAGTGTATAACTGCATAAAACGACAGAGATGACTGACAATTACAAAACTATCAAGGTAATGATTGCGGATGATCACCGCATGTTTATTCAGGGCTTAAGGTCTTTGCTGGAAGAGGAAGTGTCTATTGAAATAGTGGGAGAAGCATACAATGGCAAGCATACCTTGGATCAGGTCGGAAAAACGGATTTCGATGTACTGATTGTAGATATTAGCATGCCTGATATGGACGGTATCGAAGTAACCCGAAAGGCTTTGGAAATAAAGCCTGATATCAAGATCTTAGGACTTTCAATGCATAATGAGAAGCGATTTATTTCTAACTTGCTAAAAACCGGTGCTTTGGGGTATGTCTTGAAAAATACGGACA
This portion of the Limibacter armeniacum genome encodes:
- a CDS encoding NAD(P)-binding domain-containing protein translates to MRMKNVGNTPPKVAIIGGGPSGLTTAKSLLEEGFTPIIMELSSHIGGQWNAKAPHSGVWNSLRTNTSWLTLCFSDFPHKEGIPMFPKHNQILEYLTLYATHFKLTPYIRLNCKVQQVSTLENGKYQVASLQDGQVEEEVFDYVVVASGRYNKPKFPNLNGLDSFTGEIIHSFDYKDNQPFQNKRVLVIGNSISGPEIASEMATDPSITVFSSCRKPRYYITKTLAGIPADCAAFSRFASLIGKVLPPEAAAQGLKDLIIKHCGHPNQYGAPTPSENILEADVSLCQYYLNYVSEGKILPRPNVSHIKGNTVVFDDGSEETIDVLILATGYDIHLPFLDDKTLKTLNANPDFIDLYQYTFHPSLPNMAFTGQFGQIGPYFPVLELQGRWISMIWKGLLSLPSKEEMEQFIITNRELLKIRVNTAFHDMALLFAQEIGAAPNLEQYPHLAKAFLFGPLIPQQFRIEGHGKIDGALKEYEQAIKAFGNNFTSPLSPEEIGGLRMVAESLNDPSLIQLVSLLDEKVSNPIV
- a CDS encoding DUF1684 domain-containing protein, with the protein product MTKLLTTFLLLLASITALVQQTPEEEIKAFQKHLNEEFANPEESPLTKEDLKSFKELEFFPVDLKYRVKAKLVRTEFTKPFKMATTTDRKPIYRQYGELHFEIDGKLLMLPIYQSYGLMTKEEYKDYLFLPFTDLTNGEESYGGGRFLDLRIPEGNEVTIDFNQAYNPYCAYSGRYSCPIPPKENHLDIAIPVGVKKYKHH
- a CDS encoding DUF423 domain-containing protein, whose amino-acid sequence is MQKKILMSGALLGALAVGIGAFGAHGLKPLLTEYGRLDTFETGVKYHFYHSLALILIGLLQFHIKSKKLEWAGILMIAGIFIFSGSLYVLCLTNIGILGAITPIGGVGFIVGWLMLLFAVSKEL
- a CDS encoding AAA family ATPase, whose product is MSWNREGGNHRFRRTEALTTLQATYKHFRLNPAQNAGIILVRGDKGTGKSRLVNQFADDLLSDHHSDWHVIHKVNNVFNQNIPYYALKSFVATFTNDFLSNASSKELAELRKELRERLGAGFFLLVSYVPELGVLMDKHGEESLGMPSHVSTENQLPDLFLLYIEAILSVREQPVLLIEDDFHYIDISSLYLFKHIIHHLGVGKFLIAAVCDRDREISYSALSQFLEELRRQDGVYEEIELHPLIQEEVKTFAEQWFGEGVVSEPLVELFYTLTQGYIHQLDNLLPQLLKSNIVWLENGLWHADRHAAKAYLKKHINKPSLLKLFETLSEDTKRLLLLMSCMGRFSLKVLSEYLQTSKEDVRSMLKISVSKGILSQDSDKFHFTEANYGDIFYRSMPEAQRNELHYFVGHAYLKRGIEQLTFTQFIFALEQLNKSAMLSMKKGETELLASLNLRAGDIARSNDAFMMAMDFYEQGLSLLTWSKEQNQELSYKLELAKALCEYYLGNHDLAEVDLDNLLSKVTEQAQRMTIYKQKITINIHLGRLSQARGILGLALAELGVRLPVSVEEVSTQVAEEKATFRNFLSKNEPIDVLLLPPVRPLTEQETYLLELLHTGGIALHYTSTRLMMLQCLKIINVSQASTPNRITALAYATYGRMLIASLEDIELGYQLGKIAVGLNDKLEDFSLRGRVYGVYAFYIHGWKHHLRESIPMLEKGWEASIKSGDMYGAYILSTHILNVQLIYGHQLEHLQAFGADSDASANGFTSYIPEYQKVLVNLLRGEMSTFYLPEKMNNPLSVRYNLHEELFYRHYVTGRYAYHFGFYDWAVTELEEAHHYSTIQEGSLLYPEVIFYLSLSILSNLVNYDEEKRQSCLAQLDQYVALFKVWEEHAQENFSHKYWLIQAELMAFRGDEKAGEAFEKAIAFAVKFDFAHVQAMAHEHYLRWLLKRGAAKEVLQYHYTLSAECFRAWGAVALERQLHRQFGFLDKQGVMPLRSENLMEEAQYLLGNSLNLRMLIRRMLKMFLETSGAYRCVLLQQDDESLKVIGEGRFPDNYLKYFEEGLPLEEVSLERAAVMYAFRRKETLNTDLNKEIMQVSKGLLSVFCSPFQMPDGSMVLLYLENKYVNNLFDDRKSANLGMVGKIGVLNLHNAIVHEEAIRLNEALRKEVAEKERLNKAIEFQKNEHIEQIILTQENERKRIAEDLHDSVGGMLSSVRMQFKNFSNRIEGKGAEKYAGAIDLLDRTCEEVRRLSHNMMPGALTKFGLVPALQDMAEQVMEATQIKINVYTWGMDDERLDSKKEVALYRICQELLQNMVKHAKATKADIQLMRHENALNLMFEDNGVGFDMSTKKKGIGLENIASRVNSMKGTLNVDSFPERGTTFIIDIPLV
- a CDS encoding response regulator transcription factor, producing MTDNYKTIKVMIADDHRMFIQGLRSLLEEEVSIEIVGEAYNGKHTLDQVGKTDFDVLIVDISMPDMDGIEVTRKALEIKPDIKILGLSMHNEKRFISNLLKTGALGYVLKNTDKEELVYAINQTFNGENYLSDDASKTLVNSFIKTRSKEYLNDSLSEREMDVLKDIANGYTTQQIAERLFISKNTVETHRKNLLLKMKAKNTAELVNVAFKEGIIN